CCAGTAGCATTGATACCAAGCGACGCAACTCATCAGCGGACGCAACTGCCGCCTACTATCGcaaatcggaatcggaatccggCAGCTCGGAAGGTGCAGCAGAATCGATGGAAACGGATGGAACTCGAACAGGTggctgcaacagcaacaggacCACTGCAGAATCGTCGAGTGCAGATGATGTCACTAAAGCAACCATGGGTAAGAGCCAGGATCAGGAGCAGGATCAGTCGGTCAAGCAGAGACCGCGACAGCAACCTCTGAGTTTCTGGAAAACTAATTACCCACAGACAAGCGCCAGTCAGCTTAAAGATGTGAGTAGTTGCTTAAATATGCTCTCAACTCAGGGCTTAATCCATGACTACTTTCAGAAGGAAACGGTAGCAGCAGTTGTGTCGGCGGCCGCAgtagcagctgcagcagcagcagcaacatcatcggagcaacagcagcaacagcagtcaCTGTCCATCGAGCACAGGCGCAACTCGGGCTaccagcagcatcagcagcacaaCTACTATCCGTATTACTATTCGCAACCTAAGCAGTTGACCATTGCCTCGTTCCTGCAGAAGGAAATGCTTCCGGATAGCACTGAGAAGTCCAGCAGTAATAcgggcagcagcaacatgattAGAAGtagcagcaacggcaacagcaactTCTCACGGCATCAATATGGCCATCAGTCGACGGGGTCTGgctaccagcagcagcagcagcggtaCCGGAATGCCCAGAATATCTATCAGCAGTaccagcatcagcagcaacatcatgCGCAGCAGCACACGCATCCGCACTTCCGGCGGAAGCACAGTGACAATGGCAGCGGCATCAACAAGAAGATGCACTATAGTCCACCGGGAAAGAGTGGGGATCCAGCGGACAGATCCGCATCTGGACAGCAACAGCACCACCATCCACATCAGCAACAGAAGACCATCGAGATCTTGGCCAGCAGCCACTTCAACGCCATGCACCGCCGGATGCAGGGTGGGAATAATAAGAACGGATACTATCAGCACAGCTATAACCCGATGACGGGCGAAGTTGGTTCCACGCCCACGCGCTCCGAGCACCAAAATATCTATAATCTTACTTATATTCACGTGGACACGGAGGCAACCGGCGAGACCGCATCAGCAGCGGGATCAACACCGGTGGTCAAGCCGTCGCTGCTCAGCAAGCCGAACATTTCGATAACGCCAGCTTCGAGCACAACGCCGACAGCTGTGGACAGAGCACTGCTACCGGCGGTTCGCTCCGTATCTGCTCCGGTGTCCGGTTCTGTTCTGCCGGCGCCAGCAAACCACGTACGAAACATGTTTCCACCGCCACCGCTGGCTATGCTTGGTAGCCACGGATTGCTGTCGCCGGTGACCACGACAACGCCCACAAAAATGATTAGCTGCGCCCAGCTAGATGAGGCCATAACTGCCGCGGCCGCCAGTTGTGACAAGTTGTCCACGAGTCCCAGTTATAATCAGGCGGGGCACTACATTATGCcgccccagcagcagcagcagctgtcgTCGCACCCAATCCCGACTGGAACGAGTTCAcatcctccgccgccgccccCGCCACATATGTTCTTTCACTTTGCCGACGGGCTCTGCAATCCGGGTCAGGGTCACCAGGCGCCTCCAGCTACCGTGTGGCCACACTCTAGCTCTCCCTGCTACCCGGCTTCCTACGGATCCAGCAGCGGAAGCGGAACTGGAGCCGGAACATCACCGCACAACAATGATGGGAATGCCGGTGCACTGCGACCAGCATCGCCAGCACTTTCCTCATCCTCACTTGGCAGTGAGTCCCACTGGAGCGGTACAAGCAATCGCAGTCGGTAAGTTCGAGACGGACTGAGGTCAGGTGAGGCCAAGCTGATGATTGGGTCATTGCATTTATTTCCAGCTTGGGCCACAATGGCCACCTCTCTATTTCGCCAACTCCCAGCGCACTGGGATCTGCCCAGCTATCACCGCATCTGCCCGAGATGCGTGTGCAGCATCCACTGCACCAGCAACATCCTCCATCGCATGCCAGTCATCGTCCACATGGGCAGATGGGCGGACATGCAATGAGCTCCTATGTCCAGcaccgcccaccgccaccaccaccacatcCGTCCATCTCGTCGCCGAACCCGACGCCAGTTGCTGCTGGAGCCGGAGGGCCTTGGTATGAGATGATCCTGCCGCCCGATCGCTACTTGGCCCAAGCGCGAAACATTGAGGTCACCGTGCAGCCAGAGAAGCTCATCTGCATGTGCAAGTACGACAATCTGTCGGCGGAAATCTGGAAGAGATTCAGGGGAGCCCAGCAAACGCACAAGAAGTTTAAGCTTAAAATGCGTCTCTGGCGCTACTTGCACCTATGGATGCATGTAAGTTAAGATAATCGATGTGTGAACATTATTAATAGCAACGTAATATACAGCAACCGATGTTTGAGAGGTATCGCATCTGCCTAGTTGGATCCACCATCACGGGCTTCGGAACGGACTCATCGGATATCGACATGTGTCTGCTGCCCGAGCAGGGGGTACACCCCCACCAGCATCAGTACCACCAACACCATCACTTTCACAACGAGAAGCGAACGGAGGCTCTGATCATTCTCACTTTATTCAACGCGGTGTTGAAGGACACGGGTAAGGATAGCGTATTCCGGACACTGATTTCGGCACAGAGTGACTGTCGTTTGCAGAGGTTTTCCAGGACTTCAATCTGATCGAGGCGAGAGTGCCGATTCTGCGCTTCAAGGACATCAGCAATGGCATCGAGGTCGATCTTAACTTCAACAACTGCGTGGGCATCAAAAACACCTATCTGCTACAACTTTACGCCCAAAGTAAGATGACCTTCAGAGTCCTttcgaatttaaatttaattgtgtATTGAAAATTCTTCATGTTCTTGTCAATGAAAGCAGCTTAAACAGTTCTGAAAGAATTTGGTGTGCGTTTGAGTGCCTGTcctaaatgtttttaaaagcTATCTAGCAATCCTTTCAAAAGATAGTGTACAAGTAAGTTTAGAAATGCGAGTTATCGTCTGAATCCATTAAATATGTTCGATGTCAATTGTGTTTCCCACTTTGTATAGAGAATATGCTTTAACTCAAACTATGTCCTTGTAGTGGATTGGCGTACACGACCATTGGTGGTGATCGTGAAGCTCTGGGCGCAGTATCACGACATCAACGATGCCAAGCGCATGACCATTTCCAGCTACTCGCTGGTGCTAATGGTTCTGCACTACCTTCAGCACGCATGTGTGCCCCACGTCCTGCCCTGCCTGCACTCCTTGTACCCGGAGAAGTTTCAGCTGGGACAGCAGGACTGCCTGGATCTGGATCTCATCGAACCCATCGAGCCCTACCAGGCGTTAAACACCCAGACGCTCGGCGAGCACCTTCTGGGTTTCTTCAAGTACTATAGCAGCTTTGAGTAAGTCCCGATCCGATCTTGAATCCATTGCAGGTAATCTCCCATTGTTCGTTTGCATACAGCTTCCGAAACTTTGCCATCTCGATTCGAACTGGTGGTGTCCTGCCGGTATCCACATGTCGAATGGCGAAGAGCCCCAAGAACGATGTCTACCAGTGGAAGGAGCTAAACATCGAGGAGCCCTTCGATCTGTCCAATACGGCGCGATCCGTTTACGATGCGCCCACATTTGAGCGTGTGAAGGCCGTCTTTCTGGTCTCGGCACGTCGCCTCGATCACACGCTCGACCTGGCCACCATCTTCCGCCCCATTCACCACGTGCCCGAGCACTTTCCCCAGctgcagcaccagcagcagcttcTCCATCCCATTTCCGGTCAGCAGCGAAGTactggaggaggaggagaaggtgCCAATCCAGTGTCCAGCACATTGAACCCAAATGCAGTCTCGACCTATGCCGAGACGACTGCAGCGCATGTCGCCTAATTGAAGCCCTTTAAATGGCAAACataaaaagaaagcaaaacaaCTTTATGGTACTTGGAAACAAGAATGAAGAAACTAAATGGATAGGTAATATGTGCAGCAATGTTAAATCGAAGCAGGAAAGCTTGTAAATTGGAATTCAAAAGAATCCGAACCGAATCCGTACGGGAAAGAACGTGAAAGCAGCCGCCCGACTGAAATCGAATTTCAATAGACTTTTACATTACATACACTATcttgttaaatgttattatattCTCCTATTTATACCTTAAACACTCGAATTGTTTGCTCgaatttcattaattattgtaAACAGCCACGGAGGTGTGCGATGTTCGTTCCTCCAGTGGTGTGTATGTATCTTTTTGAAAAACAACATGTCAACCGAAAATGTAAAATTGCAAGTTCTGTAAAttaaaaaagcaacaaaacaGCCAAGTGTCTGGAAACTcgaatttaaattcaattttcacATGCCCCAAAGACAAAATTCTTGGCGCacttattggttttttttcgCAAGGGAAAtctttattttgaatttcaaacaAAATGTTCCATTTTCTTGAGACAAATAGTCGCATGGAGGAAGAATTAACTGACAATATATGgaaatatatacaatttttatttcgttttaaaAACAATGATCAGGCATCTGGAACTgcattaatattattaataactaACCTTTTCTGATCCTGATCATTTATTCCGTTGGTTCGGGGTTTGTTAATGTTTGCGTGTTTTTTtgtggtgtttttttttgtggtgtACCTATGTAGATCGGTAAATCGCAATGCGTTTTCCTATCAACCATTCGATATCCGATCTGCGCTGGAAGCATGCATCCGCTTTGGGGGATCCGCCAGCGTTCCCGAGCGATTAAAAATGGTGTATCCATGTGTTTTGAGTTTGATTTTGTTTCGCcttgattttttgtttgcgtgattttccttgtttttgtttgattttgttttcgtGTTTGTTAGGATAACAAATGCATCAAAAAAGAGTCCAAAAAATGTACAACAGTGGGCATACATATATGGGGATCGGTGTGTGAGTAAGCCGCTTTGGCTGGGAAAATGTTAAAACAGGAGCTAAAGATTGGCTGCTGCACTAGAGGCCAGAAGAAGGTTAGAAGATAAGCCACTTGGTGAATACATGTCCTGGGCGGGAGTGATTGCGTCTTTGTTAGGCTCCGGCTGCGAATCCTGGCTGGCAAAAGAGAAAAGAAACGTGTCGAGAAGTTGTCCCATCTTGTGTGGCGCCTCGCTGGCAGATTGTCTCATCCGTGGGCGAACTCCGTCTTGGGAGCGCACTCGTGACCAATTGCCAATGGCCGGTGGCCACTGGCAAGACGCCTGGCTATGA
The Drosophila mauritiana strain mau12 chromosome X, ASM438214v1, whole genome shotgun sequence DNA segment above includes these coding regions:
- the LOC117146526 gene encoding poly(A) RNA polymerase gld-2 homolog B isoform X1; this translates as MFSTRISGDMKIFAADVAESSGTATCNTSVQQQQSQQLEFRPRMSAGSPISKPGQCHLKFGKYNNKTVNLLRQVNSCHSSNSSSNTSNNNNEVIKGQQQQPVHYCNSNNSHSWARKKYFGNGNNSSSNSLLQQQQQISSYFQRQQQQQQMQLQQEKQATNNNDELMKNQNVVNALVSDCNSSDSNNNNSSTCNNNTSNTSNNNTGSSHNNNTGSSSSCINRTKPAKWLNENSSSSSSNNNNISCRNNNTSSIDTKRRNSSADATAAYYRKSESESGSSEGAAESMETDGTRTGGCNSNRTTAESSSADDVTKATMGKSQDQEQDQSVKQRPRQQPLSFWKTNYPQTSASQLKDKETVAAVVSAAAVAAAAAAATSSEQQQQQQSLSIEHRRNSGYQQHQQHNYYPYYYSQPKQLTIASFLQKEMLPDSTEKSSSNTGSSNMIRSSSNGNSNFSRHQYGHQSTGSGYQQQQQRYRNAQNIYQQYQHQQQHHAQQHTHPHFRRKHSDNGSGINKKMHYSPPGKSGDPADRSASGQQQHHHPHQQQKTIEILASSHFNAMHRRMQGGNNKNGYYQHSYNPMTGEVGSTPTRSEHQNIYNLTYIHVDTEATGETASAAGSTPVVKPSLLSKPNISITPASSTTPTAVDRALLPAVRSVSAPVSGSVLPAPANHVRNMFPPPPLAMLGSHGLLSPVTTTTPTKMISCAQLDEAITAAAASCDKLSTSPSYNQAGHYIMPPQQQQQLSSHPIPTGTSSHPPPPPPPHMFFHFADGLCNPGQGHQAPPATVWPHSSSPCYPASYGSSSGSGTGAGTSPHNNDGNAGALRPASPALSSSSLGSESHWSGTSNRSRLGHNGHLSISPTPSALGSAQLSPHLPEMRVQHPLHQQHPPSHASHRPHGQMGGHAMSSYVQHRPPPPPPHPSISSPNPTPVAAGAGGPWYEMILPPDRYLAQARNIEVTVQPEKLICMCKYDNLSAEIWKRFRGAQQTHKKFKLKMRLWRYLHLWMHQPMFERYRICLVGSTITGFGTDSSDIDMCLLPEQGVHPHQHQYHQHHHFHNEKRTEALIILTLFNAVLKDTEVFQDFNLIEARVPILRFKDISNGIEVDLNFNNCVGIKNTYLLQLYAQMDWRTRPLVVIVKLWAQYHDINDAKRMTISSYSLVLMVLHYLQHACVPHVLPCLHSLYPEKFQLGQQDCLDLDLIEPIEPYQALNTQTLGEHLLGFFKYYSSFDFRNFAISIRTGGVLPVSTCRMAKSPKNDVYQWKELNIEEPFDLSNTARSVYDAPTFERVKAVFLVSARRLDHTLDLATIFRPIHHVPEHFPQLQHQQQLLHPISGQQRSTGGGGEGANPVSSTLNPNAVSTYAETTAAHVA
- the LOC117146526 gene encoding poly(A) RNA polymerase gld-2 homolog B isoform X2: MFSTRISGDMKIFAADVAESSGTATCNTSVQQQQSQQLEFRPRMSAGSPISKPGQCHLKFGKYNNKTVNLLRQVNSCHSSNSSSNTSNNNNEVIKGQQQQPVHYCNSNNSHSWARKKYFGNGNNSSSNSLLQQQQQISSYFQRQQQQQQMQLQQEKQATNNNDELMKNQNVVNALVSDCNSSDSNNNNSSTCNNNTSNTSNNNTGSSHNNNTGSSSSCINRTKPAKWLNENSSSSSSNNNNISCRNNNTSSIDTKRRNSSADATAAYYRKSESESGSSEGAAESMETDGTRTGGCNSNRTTAESSSADDVTKATMGKSQDQEQDQSVKQRPRQQPLSFWKTNYPQTSASQLKDETVAAVVSAAAVAAAAAAATSSEQQQQQQSLSIEHRRNSGYQQHQQHNYYPYYYSQPKQLTIASFLQKEMLPDSTEKSSSNTGSSNMIRSSSNGNSNFSRHQYGHQSTGSGYQQQQQRYRNAQNIYQQYQHQQQHHAQQHTHPHFRRKHSDNGSGINKKMHYSPPGKSGDPADRSASGQQQHHHPHQQQKTIEILASSHFNAMHRRMQGGNNKNGYYQHSYNPMTGEVGSTPTRSEHQNIYNLTYIHVDTEATGETASAAGSTPVVKPSLLSKPNISITPASSTTPTAVDRALLPAVRSVSAPVSGSVLPAPANHVRNMFPPPPLAMLGSHGLLSPVTTTTPTKMISCAQLDEAITAAAASCDKLSTSPSYNQAGHYIMPPQQQQQLSSHPIPTGTSSHPPPPPPPHMFFHFADGLCNPGQGHQAPPATVWPHSSSPCYPASYGSSSGSGTGAGTSPHNNDGNAGALRPASPALSSSSLGSESHWSGTSNRSRLGHNGHLSISPTPSALGSAQLSPHLPEMRVQHPLHQQHPPSHASHRPHGQMGGHAMSSYVQHRPPPPPPHPSISSPNPTPVAAGAGGPWYEMILPPDRYLAQARNIEVTVQPEKLICMCKYDNLSAEIWKRFRGAQQTHKKFKLKMRLWRYLHLWMHQPMFERYRICLVGSTITGFGTDSSDIDMCLLPEQGVHPHQHQYHQHHHFHNEKRTEALIILTLFNAVLKDTEVFQDFNLIEARVPILRFKDISNGIEVDLNFNNCVGIKNTYLLQLYAQMDWRTRPLVVIVKLWAQYHDINDAKRMTISSYSLVLMVLHYLQHACVPHVLPCLHSLYPEKFQLGQQDCLDLDLIEPIEPYQALNTQTLGEHLLGFFKYYSSFDFRNFAISIRTGGVLPVSTCRMAKSPKNDVYQWKELNIEEPFDLSNTARSVYDAPTFERVKAVFLVSARRLDHTLDLATIFRPIHHVPEHFPQLQHQQQLLHPISGQQRSTGGGGEGANPVSSTLNPNAVSTYAETTAAHVA